The following DNA comes from Miscanthus floridulus cultivar M001 chromosome 5, ASM1932011v1, whole genome shotgun sequence.
GTGGAAATATACGTGCGTATCGATCACCAATCTAGAGGTGGAAGGATGTGGAGAATAATGACTAGGATAGGGTTCCTAAACTCTAAAAGACTCTCTATATCTTTCATAATTGCTaagaatagagattttgatgaaaaaaaTACTCTGCAGCAGCTTCTTTAaatggttatccaaatatagccatcttctattctAGATTTCTCGTCAGAAAAAAAACAGAAACGAGAATGGCTCTCTACAGTGTACgcaagatatagaaaaactgttggagagtgGAAAAACatagaaagcgatttttatgcaaatCTCTCTAAATCATGATTTAGAAAGTGAGATTTAGAAAGACTCTTGAGATGCTTTGATGCAAACATACGTGAGAGAAAGAAAGTATGAAAATGATGAGGGTGATTGGGGATTTTTGAtgcaaaattgtcttctatatttagAAGCCACGTTTTGAAAACTATCGGAAGAACCTAACAAATATGCTTCCAATAGTTTTTTATCCACTTGAATTTTTTTACAACTATCGGAGATGCTCTAAGAGCATATGTGTGATGAGATAGGAGAAACAAAAGGTTGCTAGATTTCTATTATCAATGTCATGAACAATTTTTATTTGGTTGTACAGTTCTCATTTGAAAAATGATGCAGTATGGTTTTTGTTGCCCGTAGCAATGCACAGGTCAATTCCTAGTATATTGAAACTCAGCATAATACGTTctcaaattagaaaaaaaaatctgatATAGAAAATACATTATTTTATCTAGAGTCTTCCATTGCCTTTTTTAGTGACTTTTCTTGATGCATCCTGTGCTTTAGTTGGACAGAGCCTTGTTGAATAATGAAGCCAGAGTGTGGTTATTATTTATGGTTATTACGTCAAATTCTATGATCAACCACACAAATATTGGGCATGCCATAAACTAGTCCAAAACACACATGGAGTGATGAACATGGGTCGTTACATTGTCGGTTACAACATAGGTTGTATGTTAGTCACATTTGTCATGTGTTGAATGTCTGATTTCTTCTTCACAGAGATCAATGGCTTTTATCATATAGCAAGTAACAAGATACCGACCAAAAATCGGATTGATTTTTGAGAAATCGAATTCAGTTAAGATAGGAGAAATTAAGATAGCAATTTCTGAGCGTATGAGAGGAGAACATACCATTCTATAGGGTGATTTGGAAAATTGTGAAAGCTTGGTTCGGTCAAGCTATTGAGTATTGCAAACAAGCTATAGCGCTTACTCTATATTGAAGCACATAATTGGTTGTAGGTTACGAAGTGTTTTGAATTTGAATAAGACCACTCTCCATTAACAGATTTCACTGGTAGTTGTCTGACTGATTCTTTATGTAGCTAGAAAATTCTCTAGGACAACTGAAAAGGACGCAGGAGGACAACTGAAAAGGACGCACTACCTGGCCTTGTGGATTACTTTTGCTTGCTTATTTGGCATTAAGGCATTCAAGATGTCTACCGTTTTAAGAAGATAAGTGTGTTAAATCTTTCACTTATTCGCTTAAGTTAGTGATTTTTAAGCAACAAAACATTGGAAAGCATGTGCACTTCGAGGCTGCTACAACCGAAATCTATATTTGTCTGCGTCGGATCACCCTTGTCTCCCGTAGTAAGGCACGAATATATTTTCTACTAGTCTAAACAAAGACAAATGacttatatatatagtatataggcATAAAAACAATTTAATCTGTTGCTAGTTGATGAAACGCTTATCTAActgcaaagaaaaagaaaatagccACTACGTACCCTAATTAGTTCTCTACTTCCTGTGCACTGTCATGATCGGTGGGCAACATCCAAAAGGGACAGCACATGAGCTCCGTCATATCTTGGCAAGGACGCATTGTGTCCAGGCTTTGGTTATCCAGGTCGAAGACGTGCAGCAACCCGCCATCCGGCTCCTCGAGCACATTGTGCATGAAGTAGATGCGGTTCCCCTTCAGTCCGTACTTGCTCGCCGACTTGAGCAGCAGCTGATTTGAGTCGCTTAGGAGGAGCACCTTGTCGCCCAGATCGGCCACCTCGCGCAGCGTCGTCGTCGGCCCTGCCAAGTCGTCGAACTTGTACACGCGCACCGTGAGGATCTCGGGGGTGAATCCCTTATGGTAGATCCGGACTACGAACAGCTCGCCGCCGGACGCCGCCACGTGTGACCTGCAGCAATTCGAGCCGTCCACGGGCTCTGGCACAGGAGGTGTGTAGTCGTGGTAGCTGAACTCCGGCGCCGGCGAGAAGTCGAGGAAGCCCAGCTTTCCCTTCTCAAGGATGTAAAACTTGCCGCCGACCGCGCCAGCCTGCTGGATGACTCTCCTCCTGGGCGGCGCGTACGAGGGTGGCAGGTTCACATCGCCGACGTCGTACTCGTGCGTGATCCAATGGGTGTCCCCGACACGGCAATACAGGAACTTGGGCTCGGTGAAGTACAGCAGGAGCACTACGCAGGACGGCGCGGTGGGCACGTCAGACAGATAGCACTTCCAGTGGACGGGCAGGTCGTGCTCCATGTCCGGCAGGGCAAGACTCTCGCCGGACAGGGGGTCCCAGAGCCGGGCACGCAGCGATCCCAAACCGTTGAGGAACACCCAGCCGTGAGGGGTGACATGGAAGTTGTTTTCCGACAGCTCTGGCACGACATGGGTGTGCACGCTCATGTCGGCGATGCTGACCGCCGTCTGCCGGCCGTTGGGTTCAAATCCGTGGTCGTACACTAGCAACGGCTTGGAGCCGAGCGGCGGACGACCGCCGTCGCCGTGGACCGACACGCCGACGgtgtccttctccttctccttctccttctccttctccatcAGAGCTATTGACGGTTGCTTCTCCCCCTTATCACTGCGACGGGATCCCCGGCCCGACGAAACGGAGCGCGATTGCTTGATTGATTCGTCGCGAACGTGCTTAGCGGCGAAACTTGCGGGCAACCTGCAACTGCAAGGCGCTGTTTGGATGCCCCGTCCTGCGGCGCCAGAAATTTGTAGGCGCGCAATAATCCCTAATCCGGCTCAGTGTCCTATGGCGTACGCTGTCCAAGTCTCCAAGAAGACCTCCACGGCTCCACCTGTATGGCATCAGCGCCGCCGTGTCCGTGTCTGACTCGCGGCCTCGCGAGTGAACAGACTAgccctttttatttttttttgtttatatttatttatttatttattactgTCGTTTTTGTCAGCCGCAATCGGAGGATACTTGCAACAAAAGGGCTAGCAGCCGGACATCTGGCTATAGGACGTGTCCAGACGCCACTTCCGCATCTCGCATCGCATCCCATGCTCACCCGCATCACGCGCCAGCGTTCGAAGCGCGCTCCCGTGACCATCTCGCGCCTGCATGGGAAAAACACATGGGTCCCAAGTTAGCTGCCCCGCCGCACGCTGCAGAGGCGTCTGTTGGCCTCATGTGTCCGCGTGTCAACAACGGCGGCGCCCCAACAGTAACATCAAATGACTAGGGCAGGCCGCTGTCCGCCGGCCATCAGCATCCACTGCAATATATGCAACGTccgatctatttttgaaattTATAGATGAACCATTTACagcatacgtctgaaatagatcAAACACTTCAAACATACTTTTGAAACATACGTGTGTAACCatagcaacatatacaacatccagatctacttttacaatatccatatgaaacaaatgtaacataagtcccaaacatatgaaacatacaccTGAAACATGCTtatatagccatagcaacatatgcaacatctagataaaacacttcaaacacacgtatgaaacacttgaaaatatacatatattgtcattgcaacCTATGCAATATCTCAGATATACTTTTACAatatcaagatgaaacacttgaaacataaatcTAAAACgcctaaaacatttgaaacacggCGTCGTCGGCAGCCACAGCCTACCTGTTGGGGAATTACGATAGTAAGCAAGCTCGCGTTAGGGCGACATCGCTCCGCGCGCTCACTTCCGTCGTCGTGGCCGGCGATGGGATGCGGCGCGGTGGGGGAAGGGGGCCGTCGCTCCTCCTGCAATTCGCTCGTACCTGCTCGCGACCCTACTATTGCTACTCCAGCGCCGTCCGCTCGTGGGGGATGAGTCGAAGTGCGGCTGGCGATGGGATGCGGCGCGGTGGGGGAAGGGGGCAGGGCGGGGCGGAGTGGGACGAGCGGATGGGCGGAGTGGGGatatttctttttttgtttttaagagaGGTTGGGGTTGGTCCGCTGGGCAGGTCTAGGAGCCGCGTCCGATGGGCGGACGCATGTGGCGTATCATTATCATTTTAGAAAAGACAAATTTTCTCGTGAAAACCGGTGTATAAACATAAGGTGCTCGTGGAACTTCTCTTTAGGAGATCAAGTAATATAGACTGCAGTGTGTGCTCTTTTttcaaaaaattaaaataaaaagagAGTCTCAATTTTACGGTCCTAAATACTCCCTCTAGGCTTGTGTAGAATAACTTAGCCGTTGATTTTTATGGTTATGATAGAAATCCTTTATTTATTTTCCGCGCTGATAAGTTTGAGGTCAGAGTTCGACCACTCACGCTTGAGAGGAGCATTCATACAAGCAAAGCTACGTGATTAAGATGTGTTTGTCAGACATCTAGATTCTTGTAGAACCTTATGGATCTAGATCCTTATTAAATCACTTGAAAAAAACATTTAGCTGATAGACTACTTTCTGATgcataagttttttttaaaaatatatatataaacaaaaaaGACCGTAAAAATAAAAACTTTTTTGGACAAgaataacttaataatatttattttaacATGTTGCGATAAAAGAATTAACTAGAGAATCAAGGAGAAATAGAAAAGCGATGAGATGAGAATCACGTTTCACTGCCCTGACTATCTGGCACTGTTTCCACGCCACCAAAACAGCCCATTGGAATAGAGACAAGATACATGTTCTCTTTCCAAGGAAAAGAGAGTGCAGACCTTCAAAAGAGTTCGGCTCTGATGATCTAATTTTAAGATAAGAGAAAATTATGGAAGCACTGCAGTAAGTTCGAAAGGAATTATGACTGCATATAAAAAGATGAAAAGGGGGCATCTCGTGAATAGCTAGGCTTTTGTTACTCGATGTGTTGAATAGAAAGACTACATGGTTAAGGGCATGTTTGTTTCAGTTTTATCTGACTTATGTCAGTCAAAAGCCAAAAGCTGAAACAAACAACCTAAGAAGCACGTTTGAGCAGCTCTTCTGGTTTTTGGTGTGCTGGAAAAATCCAACAGCAAAAAAAACTAGCTTTTAAGTCAAATTAAAAGCCCAAAGCTGTAGCTCAAACAAACATGCCTGAAGTgtaaattcaaatttataattgtCAAGTAGCAGGCTACTCCACTGATATCATTGTCTTtgagcaacaaattgcttaagtcagatttgtatatatataactcaaatcCTTAAAACCCCAGCAAAGCGATGGATGAGGACATTGGCAACCTTCCTTAGAGCGTCAAGTCAAAGAAATGTTGGATGCTGAGTTAATTACACAGAACCATAGTTCATTTGCATCCCAGTACTCTTGGTCAAAAACAATGGGACTCGATAGTTTTGCATTGATTACATGAAGCTTAATGATGTTATCTatgcctgtgattgatgaattggttgGTGCAGAGTACTTTGCAAAATTGGATATGAAGTTTGGATTTTACCAAATCAGAATTCTGCCTACAGATGAGTTCAAGACAACATTTAAAACACCCATGGCCATTTCCAATCCAGAGTCATGTCTTCTGGATTGTCCTATGCGGCTATACCCCAACCACATTTCAGTGTCTAATGAACTCTATTTTGGGGCCATATTATAAGGAAGCTTCTATTGATATTTATAGATGGTAAGTATTTTCATTTACAGTCCTACCTTGTATGTTGTTCCCTCATAAAAAGCATCTCAGACTCAAACTGATATATCACATCTTATAGAAACACAAAATGGTGGCCAAGTAAAGCTAATGCACCATTTGCTCAAATAAGTTGGAATACTGAGGCTACATTATATTATTCAAACAAAGATGTGGAAGTTGATCCAGCAAAGATCGATGCTTTGCTCAGGGCACCTGTTCCTACAAATTTCAGTGACTCGAGGGGAATTCTTGGACTTACCCAGTTACTATAGGAAGTTTGTAAGGAATTAGGGAATCATAGCAAAACCGCTGAATATGTTACTACAATAAAATCAATCCAAGTGGTCTGAACCAGCGCAAGTAACTTTTGGAATCTTGAAATAAACtatagcctgttcggttggttggttcgtatcgttgctgtttcgtgaagaagtactgttggctggtttatgtgagagaaaaatactgttccggctgaaaatttacgatcgtttacgacaagcatagccaaacgaacaggctgtggcCACTACTACTGTTTTGCAACAATTTTTTTTCTCACGATTGAGTCTTTTACCCGTTTTTCATTAAAAGGAATGGCCAAAAGAAAGACCGAAAAACGGTTACAAAGGACTCACAAGTAACCCTAAGATCACCTGCGGAATCCGGAAGACACAAACAAACAGCAAGAAAATACGAGGGGGAACCTCCACCCCAAGCACCAACCGACTATGCCTGCAAAAGAAAAATACATCCACGCAATGGTCGCCAACAGAGGGGGTGAAGCCatggtggcaaagcatccaccagTAGAAAGCCCAGCACATCCGCAAGCGACCGGGTAGCCGCTGCGAAGAAGAAGACGACAGTATCCGCAagcgaccaggtagccgctgcGAAGAGGACGATCACAGTATCCGCAagcgaccaggtagccgctgcAAAGAGAAAGACAACAGCATCCGCAAGTGACCAGGTAGTCGCTGCGAAGAAGATGACGACTGCGGCAACAAAAACACCCTAGGTGGAACGACCAAAGCGAAGAGGAAGCACGGCAGGCACAGTACAAGCTAGGAGTTGATCCGACGGATGGTGGCCAACAACGAAGCCTACAAAAAAGGGAACGACGTCCACAGACGCCAACAACATTGAAGAGGCGCAAGAAGGACTTTCGTCCTTGAACTGGCCCCAACGACCAGCGCGACGAACTGATCCTTCgacgacgccttcaggaaggtgGATGGCGCAGGCTGCGCCACCGCTGCCGGCCCGAAGCGAGAAGCTGGGCAGAGTTTTCACCCAGGAGCTTGTTCGACCACGGTAGCTGGGGGTGTCCCCTGGCCCCGGCCACCGGTCCCCAAAGGCGTAGGCCCCGGTCAAAGCCATGGCCAGCAGCCGCCAGCCGCCAGCCAGCCGGACGCAGGAGCCCCCAAAGCCGCCAGACGTCGCGGGCATGCAGGCCTAGCTGAGCGCCGGCGCGAACGGGGAGTGCAGACCCGGCCGCAGCCACGCCTCCGCCCGGCAGCCGCCCCCGTGAGCCTAGAGTAGCGCCGGCGGGGCTGTGCGTGCAACCAGAGCAGGCGCCCCCAGTAGCCACGACCACCAGTCTGCGCAGGCAAAGCAGGACGCTGGCGCGGGTGCCGCCGCCGTGCAGGACCACGGTCGCGGGCGCCGTCGTTGCACAGGCCGAGCCGGCCGCGACCAGAGGGCGAGCTGACCGTAGGCAGAGGGCATCGCCGCTGACCGGCGCGTAGAGGACGCCGGGACCTCCAATCCTCCGTAGAAATGCTCCCCGTGCACGGATCCGGCGCCTAGGGTCCCTGATCCGGCCAAACACGCAGGAATCGAGGGATCCGGCGCCTAGGGTCCCTGATCCGGCCAAACACGCAGGATCCGGCGCCAGCGTGGAAGTTAACGCCTCCGTCTCCGCTGACCAACGGCGCCCGCAACTGTTCGTCGGCTCCCCCTCGTCCTGCTCCGCTTctcctccttgtcctcctcctcgtcctgctCCGCTTCGCCACCGTCGCGGGCGCTGAACCGCCTCTCATGCCAGCCTCACATGCCATTGCCAACCTCGCACTGCTCGCACCGCCTCTccacctgctgctgctcctcctgagcCCTGACCGCGAGGGGAGGGCGCTGAGCTACCAAGGAAGCCGGCCGGAGCGGGTCAGTCAACACTTGTTGTGCTGTGCAACCAAGGAAGCTAGCGGCCTAGGAGGAGGATCGAGGACGGACATGTTGGCGCCGCCGCTGGCCGTCTAGGAAGCTCGCTCGCCGCAGCAGCAATGGATGGCCGGAGGAGGGGCGGCGGCAGAGCTACGGCGGGTGCGGTGGGgtggctgctgctactgctgcttctCGCCTCGCTGTGCGCCCACTCCCGCGGGCTCAATGCCGACGGGGTGCTGCTCATGGCCTTCAAGAACGCGGTCACCGCGGACCCGCTGGGCGCGCTGGCCAGCTGGACCTACAACGACGCCGCACCGTGCGCCTGGAACGGCTTCCCGCAGCCTAACACCGGACCGGCGGCGGTCAACGTGACCTCCGCCTCCGTcgacggcaacggcaacggcaactccacgcccacgcccgcgctgaacgccgccgccgccgccgcggcgggcgAGCTCGGCGCGTCACTGGCGGCGGCCACGATGTCGCGGGTCATCAGCCTCATGCTCCCCAACATGCAGCTCTCGGGGACGCTGCCGCTGGACCTCGGCCGCGTCGAGCACCTGCGCCACCTCGACCTCTTCGGGAACAGCCTCAGCGGTGGCCTGCCGGCCACGCTGCTCAACACCACCGAGCTCCGCGTGCTCTCGCTCACGGGCAACGCCATCTCCAGCGAGCTCCCGAACACGGGGGCGGCGGCCTACGCGCGCGGTCTCCAGGAGCTCAACCTCTCGGGCAACGCGCTCGTGGACCGCCTCCCCGCCGCGTTGTGCAGGCTGCCCTACCGCGTCGTGCTGGGGCTCGCCAGCAACCGCTTCGCCGGCGAGCTCCCCATTGGGGGCCTCGGGATGTTGGAGCTCGTTGACCTCAGCGGCAACGGCTTCAACAGCTCCCTCCCGTCGGACTTGGGGGGGGCACGACTCCGCCTGCTCAACGTTTCGTCAAACAAGCTCGCCGGCGCGGTGCCGACCGAGCTGGCCGCGCTCGTCCTAGCGAACGCGACGGTGGACCTGTCGCGGAACAACTTCACTGGCGTGATCCCACAGGACGCCCCGTTCGCTGCGCAGCCGGCGGCGGCGTACGAGGGCAACCCGAACCTGTGCCGGCTGCCGCTGAAGCAGGCGTGCTCCATCCCGTCGTCGCTCTCGAACCCTCTCAACGCCACTGACTCGCCGCCGGCGTTCGCGGCCATCCCCAAGAACCCCGCTCGTGCCCCGCCGGGAGCCCCGAGGCAGCCGCGGCCATCCATTAGCAGGACGAGGGGGAGCTGACGAACAGTTACGAGCACCGTTGGTCAGCGGAGACGGAGGCATTAACTTCCACGCTGGCGCGGTGATCTGGCATGACACGTCAGCGAAAATGGCAAAATATTAGTCTGGTTACTGTTTTCTCGGACAATTTTGTAATTGGCACGATAAAGTTGGCAAACGGAGATGCAGCCACCGTAAGAGTGGTAAATAGTTAGATCTCCCAACTTTTAAAGCCGTATGACCACTACTACCTAGCTTTCATGAACCATCTGAGATTGAAACTGATTCCTATGACCACAACTACCTGTATGTAGATTGTACATCTATCACCGCCCTTGCTGAGATCACACGTTACGTGCTGCGTATAGCATGGTTCCTCGCTCCTCCTGCAGAGTGAAGTATGAGCTCCATGCCCTGACCTCAATGCTCAGTTGCTCAACTAGGTTACCTTATCACACGGAATGACGGAAGAACCAAACGCAACGCGCAAAACTCACAGATCAAGATGAACACATTACACAAAACTTGCAACTGATACTGAATCTTGTGCTCTGCGACGTGAACGTTGGGGATGCCGTCCAACATCTTCTCTTTGGGTTGCTACCCAAATATCACCCAAGTCTAGGCGTAGCaaactataatttagaacgaagggGTAATATATTTAATTTAGGTTTCTTACTGTATGAAGTAGGAACATAGACTCTTGGATCACGTTACTCCTCATCTCACTCAATTGATCAAACGATATATAACAGGACCATAATTAAGACACAAACAAAACT
Coding sequences within:
- the LOC136455492 gene encoding uncharacterized protein; amino-acid sequence: MEKEKEKEKEKDTVGVSVHGDGGRPPLGSKPLLVYDHGFEPNGRQTAVSIADMSVHTHVVPELSENNFHVTPHGWVFLNGLGSLRARLWDPLSGESLALPDMEHDLPVHWKCYLSDVPTAPSCVVLLLYFTEPKFLYCRVGDTHWITHEYDVGDVNLPPSYAPPRRRVIQQAGAVGGKFYILEKGKLGFLDFSPAPEFSYHDYTPPVPEPVDGSNCCRSHVAASGGELFVVRIYHKGFTPEILTVRVYKFDDLAGPTTTLREVADLGDKVLLLSDSNQLLLKSASKYGLKGNRIYFMHNVLEEPDGGLLHVFDLDNQSLDTMRPCQDMTELMCCPFWMLPTDHDSAQEVEN
- the LOC136455493 gene encoding probable LRR receptor-like serine/threonine-protein kinase At4g37250 codes for the protein MDGRRRGGGRATAGAVGWLLLLLLLASLCAHSRGLNADGVLLMAFKNAVTADPLGALASWTYNDAAPCAWNGFPQPNTGPAAVNVTSASVDGNGNGNSTPTPALNAAAAAAAGELGASLAAATMSRVISLMLPNMQLSGTLPLDLGRVEHLRHLDLFGNSLSGGLPATLLNTTELRVLSLTGNAISSELPNTGAAAYARGLQELNLSGNALVDRLPAALCRLPYRVVLGLASNRFAGELPIGGLGMLELVDLSGNGFNSSLPSDLGGARLRLLNVSSNKLAGAVPTELAALVLANATVDLSRNNFTGVIPQDAPFAAQPAAAYEGNPNLCRLPLKQACSIPSSLSNPLNATDSPPAFAAIPKNPARAPPGAPRQPRPSISRTRGS